In the genome of Patagioenas fasciata isolate bPatFas1 chromosome 12, bPatFas1.hap1, whole genome shotgun sequence, one region contains:
- the TSPAN3 gene encoding tetraspanin-3, translated as MGQCGITSSKTVLVFLNLIFWAAAGILCYVGAYVFITYDDYDHFFEDVYTLIPAVVIIAVGTLLFIIGLIGCCATIRESRCGLATFVIILLLVFVTEVVVVVLGYIYRAKVEDEVNHSIRKVYNGYNGTNPDAASRAIDYVQRQLRCCGIRNYSDWEDTVWFKQTKNNSVPLSCCKATLSNCTGSLTRPMDLYSEGCEALVVKKLQEIMMYVIWAALAFAAIQLLGMLCACIVLCRRSRDPAYELLITGGTYA; from the exons ATGGGGCAGTGCGGCATCACTTCCTCCAAAACCGTCCTGGTCTTCCTGAACCTCATCTTCTGG GCAGCAGCAGGCATACTGTGCTATGTGGGAGCCTATGTGTTCATCACGTATGATGACTATGATCACTTCTTCGAAGATGTCTACACACTAATTCCAGCAGTTGTTATCATAGCTGTGGGAACACTTCTTTTTATTATTGGGCTTATTGGATGCTGTGCCACAATTCGAGAAAGTCGCTGTGGACTTGCTACG TTTGTGATCATCCTGCTCTTGGTTTTTGTCACTGAAGTTGTGGTGGTGGTTCTTGGATACATCTACAGAGCAAAG GTGGAGGATGAAGTTAATCACAGCATTCGGAAAGTATACAATGGATACAATGGAACAAATCCTGATGCAGCCAGTCGTGCTATTGACTATGTACAGAGGCAG TTGCGCTGCTGTGGGATCCGTAACTATTCAGACTGGGAGGATACTGTCTGGttcaaacaaactaaaaataacAGTGTGCCGCTCAGCTGTTGCAAAGCAACCCTCAGCAATTGTACTGGCAGTTTGACCCGCCCGATGGACCTTTATTCTGAG GGATGTGAGGCTCTGGTTGTAAAGAAGCTTCAAGAGATCATGATGTATGTCATCTGGGCAGCACTAGCATTTGCTGCTATTCAG cTTCTGGGCATGTTGTGTGCCTGTATAGTACTATGTAGGAGGAGTCGGGATCCTGCCTACGAACTTCTCATCACTGGCGGAACCTATGCCTAG